AGCGAGTTCGACCCCGACACCCAGTTCCCGGTGATCGCGACGATGGAGGAGCAGGTCGAGATCATCGCGGGTGGAGACCTCGGCGGCACCATGCGCCTCGGGCTGTACCCGGCGAAGCTCACCGAGGGCTCCCTCGCCGCCGAGCTCTACGGCTCATCGGAGGTCTCCGAGCGCCACCGCCACCGCTACGAGGTCAACAACTCCTTCCGCGACCGCATCGCCGAAGCGGGCCTCGAGTTCTCGGGCATGTCACCCGACCGGCACCTCGTCGAGTTCGTCGAGCTGCCCCGCGACGTGCACCCGTTCTACGTCGGCACGCAGGCCCATCCCGAGCTCCGCAGCCGGCCGAACGACGCGCACCCGCTCTTCCGCGGACTCGTCGGCGCGGCGCTCGAGCGTCAGCGTGCGAGCCTCCTGTTCGATGTCAACCGTGGCTGAACCGCTCGCCGACGAGCCGGTCGACGTGCCCCTGCTCGGCAGCGAGCGGGTGTTCGACGGGCGCGTCTGGGACGTCCGCCGTGACGCGTTCGAGCTCGGCGGCGCACGCATCGAGCGCGAGTACGTCGATCACCCCGGCGCCGTCGCGGTGCTCGCGCTCGACGACGACGACCGCGCGTTCCTGATCAAGCAGTACCGGCATCCGGTGCGCACTCGCGAATGGGAGATCCCCGCGGGGCTGCTCGACGTGCACGGGGAGGATCCGCTCGCCGCGGCGAAGCGCGAGCTCGCCGAGGAGGCCGACCTCGAGGCATCCGAGTGGGCCGTGCTCGTCGACTTCTTCACCTCGCCAGGCGGCAGCGACGAGGCGATCCGCATCTACCTCGCACGCGGACTCACCGCGACCGCCGACGTCTTCGCCCGCGAAGACGAGGAGGCCGACATGGAGATCCGCTGGGTGCCGCTCGACGAGTGCGTCGATGCCGTGCTCTCGCGCCGCCTGCAGAACCCCTCGCTCGCGATCGGGGTGCTCGCCGCGCACACCGCGCGAACCCGTGCATGGCAGAGCCTCGGGCCCGCGGATGCCGCGTGGCCGGGCCGATCGACCCCGCGGCGGGAGCCCGCAGCGCCATGACCCCGGCGACGCCGGTCGACGAGTACCTGCGGCACCTCGCCGTGGAACGCGGCCTCGCGCGCAACACCATCACCTCGTACCGGCGCGACCTCGCGATCTACGCCGAGTGGCTGCTCGCCCGCGGCCTCGACGGCCCGGGCGCCGCGACCGAGCAGGACCTCGCCGACTTCGTGCGCTTCCTCGGGTCCGAGCGAGTGCCGCCGCTCGCGACGTCGTCGATCGCGCGAGTGCTCTCGGCCGTGCGGGGCCTGCACCGCTTCCTCACCGAAGAGGGAACGATCCCCACCGATGTCTCGCGCGACCTGCGCCCACCGAAGCTGCCCATGCGGCTGCCCAAGGCGATCCCGATCGAAGACGTCGAGGCGCTCATCGCCGCGGCCGGCGGCGAGGAGGTCGCGGAGCTGCGCGACACCGCCCTGCTCGAGCTGCTCTACGCCACCGGCGCACGCGTCTCCGAAGCCGTGTCCCTGAACGTCGACGACCTCGTGGACGACGAGGTGATCCGCCTCTTCGGCAAGGGCGGCAAGCAACGCATCGTGCCCCTCGGCAGCTACGCCCGGCGCGCCGTCGACGCGTACCTCGTGCGGGCGCGCCCGCTGCTCTCGATGCGCGGCACCTCCACGCCCGCGCTCTTCCTCGGGCTTCGCGGGAGGCGGATGTCGCGACAGTCCGCCTGGTCGTCGATCCACCGCGCCGCCGAGCGGGCCGGGCTCGCGGCATCCGTCTCCCCGCACACCCTGCGGCACTCGTTCGCGACGCATCTGCTCGAAGGCGGAGCCGATGTGCGCGTCGTGCAGGAGCTGCTCGGCCACTCATCGGTGGCGACCACGCAGATCTACACGCTCGTCACAGCTGACACACTCCGGGAGATGTACACCGCGGCCCACCCCCGCGCTCGCTAGAATCGACCAAGCACACGCCCGACAGGAGAGAAGACGACACGTGACGTACCAGACGCACGATCCAGCGGACGGAATCGCTTCGCTGGAGCCGGAGCTCGGTCCCACGGGTCGCACCCACCGCGATTTCCCCGAGCCCGCGCCGCTCACGTCGCACGGGCCCGCTCGCATCATCGCCCTCTGCAACCAGAAGGGCGGCGTCGGCAAGACGACGACGACCATCAACCTCGGCGCCACGCTCGCCGAGGCCGGCCGCCGGGTGCTCGCGGTCGACTTCGACCCGCAGGGCGCGCTCTCGGCGGGGCTCGGCGTGCCGACGCACGACGTACCCACGATCTACGACCTGCTGCTGTCGCGAAAGTTCGAACCGGCTGACGCGATCCAGCAGACCGGCACCGCGAACCTCGACGTGATCCCGGCGAACATCGATCTCTCGGCCGCCGAGGTGCATCTCGTCAACGAGGTCGCCCGAGAGCAGATCCTCGCGGGGGTGCTGCGCCGTGTCGCCGCCGACTACGACGTCATCCTCATCGACTGCCAGCCCTCGCTCGGCCTGCTCACCGTCAACGCGCTCACCGCGAGCCACGGCGTCGTCATTCCGCTCGAGTGCGAGTACTTCGCCCTGCGCGGCGTGGCGCTGCTCATCGAGACCATCGACAAGGTGCGCGACCGGCTGAACCCCGCGATCGAGCTCGACGGCATCCTCGCGACGATGTACGACGCACGCACGCTGCACTCGCGCGAGGTGCTCGAGCGGGTCGTCGACGCCTTCGGCGAGCAAGTGCTCGAGACCGTTATCACGCGCACCGTGAAGTTCCCCGATGCCACGGTCGCCGCGACCCCCATCACCGAGTTCGCCCCCGAGCACCAAGCGTCGAAGGCGTACCGGCAGCTCGCCAGGGAGCTGGTCTTCCGTGGCGCGGTCGCCTGAGGCGGCTTCGGCTTCCGAGGAACGCGTGCCCGGCGCGACGGGGACCGGAGAAGATGGCGCGGCCGAGGCATCCGACGCGGGATTCCGGGTCGCCCTCTCGAACTTCGAGGGCCCGTTCGACCTGTTGCTCTCGCTCATCGCGAAGCATGAGCTCGACATCACCGAGGTCTCGCTCTCGGCGGTGACCGACGAGTTCATCTCCTACCTGCGCGGTGTCGACTCCGAGGAGGAGCTCGACCGTGCGTCGGAGTTCCTCGTGGTCGCGGCGACCCTGCTCGACCTGAAGGTCGCCGGGCTGCTGCCGCAAGGCGAACTCGTCGACGCCGAAGACGTCGCACTCCTCGAGGCCCGCGACCTGCTCTTCGCCCGCCTGCTCCAGTACCGCGCCTTCAAGGAGGTGGCGCGCTGGTTCTCCACGCACCTCGAAGCCGAGTCGTCGCGGCATCCCCGCAACGTGCGGCTCGAGGAACAGTTCCGCCAGCGTTCGCCCGAGCTCGTCTGGACGCTCAGCGCCGAGGACTTCGCAGCCTTGGCCACCCTCGCGCTCACGCCGAGGGAGATCCCCGTCGTCGGGCTCGACCACTTGCACGCGCCGCTCGTGTCGATCCGCGAGCAAGCGGCCCATGTCGTGTCGATCCTGCGGCGCGGCGACCCCGTGACCTTCCGGGAGCTCATCGCGGGGGTCGGCCAGCCTGGCGTGGTCGTGGCGCGGTTCCTCGCGGTGCTCGAGCTCTACCGTCACGCGGCCATCGGTTTCGAGCAGATCGAGCCGCTCGGCGAGCTGACCCTGCGGTGGGCTGCAGAGACCTGGACTGATGACAACCTCGAAAGCCTTGGAGCGGATTATGACGAGTGAGACGGATGCCGCGACCGATGTCGATGGCGTGCGCGGTGTCGCCGAGAGCGACGGACCCGAGCTCTCCATCTCGACGCCGCTCGACGTGCCGGGCCAGCCGCAGCTCGACCTCGATCGGGCGCTCGAGGCGATCCTGTTCATCGCCGACGAGCCGCAGAGCGTCGTGCACCTCGCGGCGGCCGTCGCGCGTCCCGTGGCGGAGGTGCGCGCCGCGATCGCGCGGCTTCGTGCCGACTACGACGGCATGGGGACGTCA
The Agromyces albus DNA segment above includes these coding regions:
- a CDS encoding segregation and condensation protein A, translating into MARSPEAASASEERVPGATGTGEDGAAEASDAGFRVALSNFEGPFDLLLSLIAKHELDITEVSLSAVTDEFISYLRGVDSEEELDRASEFLVVAATLLDLKVAGLLPQGELVDAEDVALLEARDLLFARLLQYRAFKEVARWFSTHLEAESSRHPRNVRLEEQFRQRSPELVWTLSAEDFAALATLALTPREIPVVGLDHLHAPLVSIREQAAHVVSILRRGDPVTFRELIAGVGQPGVVVARFLAVLELYRHAAIGFEQIEPLGELTLRWAAETWTDDNLESLGADYDE
- a CDS encoding ParA family protein; amino-acid sequence: MTYQTHDPADGIASLEPELGPTGRTHRDFPEPAPLTSHGPARIIALCNQKGGVGKTTTTINLGATLAEAGRRVLAVDFDPQGALSAGLGVPTHDVPTIYDLLLSRKFEPADAIQQTGTANLDVIPANIDLSAAEVHLVNEVAREQILAGVLRRVAADYDVILIDCQPSLGLLTVNALTASHGVVIPLECEYFALRGVALLIETIDKVRDRLNPAIELDGILATMYDARTLHSREVLERVVDAFGEQVLETVITRTVKFPDATVAATPITEFAPEHQASKAYRQLARELVFRGAVA
- the xerD gene encoding site-specific tyrosine recombinase XerD, with product MTPATPVDEYLRHLAVERGLARNTITSYRRDLAIYAEWLLARGLDGPGAATEQDLADFVRFLGSERVPPLATSSIARVLSAVRGLHRFLTEEGTIPTDVSRDLRPPKLPMRLPKAIPIEDVEALIAAAGGEEVAELRDTALLELLYATGARVSEAVSLNVDDLVDDEVIRLFGKGGKQRIVPLGSYARRAVDAYLVRARPLLSMRGTSTPALFLGLRGRRMSRQSAWSSIHRAAERAGLAASVSPHTLRHSFATHLLEGGADVRVVQELLGHSSVATTQIYTLVTADTLREMYTAAHPRAR
- a CDS encoding NUDIX domain-containing protein, with translation MSTVAEPLADEPVDVPLLGSERVFDGRVWDVRRDAFELGGARIEREYVDHPGAVAVLALDDDDRAFLIKQYRHPVRTREWEIPAGLLDVHGEDPLAAAKRELAEEADLEASEWAVLVDFFTSPGGSDEAIRIYLARGLTATADVFAREDEEADMEIRWVPLDECVDAVLSRRLQNPSLAIGVLAAHTARTRAWQSLGPADAAWPGRSTPRREPAAP